A stretch of the Cellulomonas sp. WB94 genome encodes the following:
- the map gene encoding type I methionyl aminopeptidase codes for MPGMSTVHAPRGALVPGAVSPQRSVPASIPRPEYVGRPAPARHTGTDVVAPETIERIRVAARIAARALEEVGRSIVPGITTDELDRIGHEYLIDHHAYPSTLGYRGFPKSLCTSVNEVVCHGIPDSTVLQDGDIVNIDITAYIGGVHGDTNGTFAVGTVDEESALLIERTRESLARAIKAVKPGREINVIGRVIEKYAQRFGYGVVRDYTGHGVGETFHTGLVIPHYDAAPHYATVIEPGMVFTIEPMLNLGTPECVSWDDGWTVLTADGSRSAQFEHTLVVTDTGAEILTLP; via the coding sequence CTGCCAGGTATGTCGACCGTGCACGCGCCGAGAGGTGCCCTCGTCCCCGGCGCCGTGAGCCCCCAGCGATCGGTCCCCGCCTCGATCCCCCGCCCGGAGTACGTCGGCCGTCCCGCTCCGGCACGCCACACGGGCACGGACGTCGTCGCACCCGAGACGATCGAGCGGATCCGCGTCGCGGCGCGCATCGCCGCCCGCGCCCTCGAGGAGGTCGGGCGGAGCATCGTGCCCGGCATCACCACGGACGAGCTCGACCGGATCGGTCACGAGTACCTGATCGACCACCACGCCTACCCGTCGACCCTCGGCTACCGCGGGTTCCCGAAGTCGCTGTGCACGTCGGTCAACGAGGTCGTGTGCCACGGCATCCCCGACTCGACGGTCCTGCAGGACGGCGACATCGTCAACATCGACATCACCGCCTACATCGGCGGGGTGCACGGTGACACGAACGGGACGTTCGCCGTCGGGACCGTCGACGAGGAGTCGGCGCTGCTCATCGAGCGCACGCGCGAGTCGCTGGCGCGGGCCATCAAGGCGGTCAAGCCCGGCCGGGAGATCAACGTCATCGGACGGGTGATCGAGAAGTACGCGCAGCGCTTCGGCTACGGAGTCGTGCGCGACTACACGGGCCACGGGGTCGGCGAGACGTTCCACACCGGCCTGGTGATCCCGCACTACGATGCCGCGCCGCACTATGCGACAGTCATCGAACCCGGCATGGTCTTCACGATCGAGCCGATGTTGAACCTGGGTACGCCCGAGTGCGTGAGCTGGGACGACGGCTGGACGGTCCTCACGGCCGACGGCAGTCGCAGCGCCCAGTTCGAGCACACCCTCGTCGTGACCGACACCGGAGCGGAGATCCTCACCCTGCCATGA